CACTCACTCACTCTGCGTGCTCTTCTCTCAACAATGCTCTATGGGCAAGGTGACATATTTCCCCCCTCTTCTCCCCACGCACACATGCCcacttccctctcaatatttgccACCTTTGCGGCTCACCTGCCAATCGCCCCCACTGCGCTATCTATTGTGTGGCGCTGAGAACTTCTTTGTGTTTGCAATGTGTTCATTTCATTTTGCATTATGTCCCTATGACCAATGCCATCACTTTCTTCGACTATATCTCAGGAAAGCCACTAAAAGTAATATAATTGATCTGAAGGTATTTTCTATGGAAAATCTAGAATTATTGTTTGACCATGACAAATCAGTATATATTTGTGTATATTAGCACCCAATTTAAAAGATAGACTCCATGCATTCTAAAACAACACCTAACAATTAGCCCGCTCAACTGTCACAGATGTCCAGTTTTCACCCTCAATATGAAACAGAACATTTAACAGCCTGTCAATGTTGGTGTTGCCACATTTGGTACATGCCATCCACACACACATAAAATGTTCTCAGCAAGCAGCAAGCTCAGCTGCGCTGACTGCAAAACAGTGGCCATCTACTAAACCCTGTCAAAAACTCAAAATAGATATCTTCGAACTAAGCTTTCCAAGCAAGCGAATGCAATTACTCACGACTCTATTACAATAAATAGAGCTATAGATATGCAATTACATGTAGTAGTGTTACCTTACGATATGTGGTAATGATGAAGCTGGGACACCACTGTATGAGTAACTACTATATGGAGATTCAAACATGTCTTTTGCACCAGCTTCTTGAGCAGATATGCCTACTTGGAGTTGATATGAACCCTGCAACAATAATACAAATATCAAAGAAGCTACGAAAGTAAATAACAGAACATACTGCAGTAAGGTGCTGCCATCCTATATAGAAAATACTTACCACTTAAATGCGGAAACAATTATTAGATAAAAATAAAGTAACAGGGATAAACTTACTGTAGCATCAACCTTATGAGAGCAAAATGTCAAGCAACTGTCCTGCTCCATAAATTTTGACTACATATATAACAAAAGGAAAGGCAAGTAGATCAACATATAGAGTCAAGTACGGGCATCTTTGGTTCAAGGCTAACTTTGTTTAAGCAatgtgtggcttaccgcaaaagaGTGGCTGGAAAAATTAAAGCCACAAGTTTGGCAAAAGATTGTGTCTATGACACATGGGCCATATAGGTAGTTAAGTGTGGTAAAAACTGAGTATGTACCTCAAAAAACTGTGGCTTGCCTACGGTTAAGCGTGGCAAGTTGTGCAAAAGATTGTGTCTATGACACATGGGCCATATAGTAGTTAAGCGAGTGGCAAAAAAAGAGTATGTACCTAAAAAAACTGTGGCTTGCCTATGGTTAAGCATGGCAAGTTGTGCAAAAGATTGTGTCTATGACATATAGGCCATATAGGTAATTATGTGTGGCAAAAAACAAGTATGTACCTCAAAAAATTGTGGCTTGCCTATGGTTAAGCGTGGCAAGTTGTGACtgggaaccaaacaacccctaagaTTGGCAAGTAGTTGCCAGTACACTGCATATTCTCTCTCTTGATTTAACAATTTTCTATTAAAAACAAAAAAGATAGCGGATGAACTGAATGAAACACATTTGCAGAATCACTGGAATATCGATAAACTACAATTTCAACCTTTACTATTAATGTTGATATTATAATATGTTCAGTTATCTTGATGCAAATTGCACTGTTAATTTGACGATTTTCCATCTAAACTTCTGGAATGGGATGTGCTAATTAATTGCAAGCACTACAGCCTTCTAGATAGCAGAAGGTACATGGGGTAGATTGTCAAAATTTAACGTACAGGTGGCTAAGGTAATTTATTTAGTTGAAGCATGCTTCAGGTGCTGCAAAAGGATTTTGCTTCGTCCATCCTATGGTTAAATACTACAGAAAATTTGCAGTGCATACAATAGGAACATTAAAGCTTAAAACCATGAGCAAGTTGAATTGGCATACCTCTAAGAAACTTGGGCTCATACTAACTATAGAAGCCAACTCCACTGTATGTCCCAAATTTAAAGTTACACGGTTCTCCGAAGACGAACCAAGTAGATCAATTGGTATTTTACCCCAGAAACATTTCGCTTCAAGCTCTGACAAAATGCATCACAAGATGATAGTAAATAACTGCACTCAACAACACTACAAATTATAAGTGGTTTCTGAGATTCAATGTGTTCTTTACACTTTATTTCAGAATGCACATGTGCAAATACTAGCCAGTATGGGTGACTGACAATAACTATACCCCAAAAGGAGATAAAATAATCTAAACTAATGGCATACATGGCCTAGTAGCCCCTTGTCAAAAACCGATAATGCAATGTTTAAAGATACTTTTCATTTGATTCTCCTAACCACATTAAAGTCGGTAAACATAGCTAGATCTTGCTCACCTAAACTTTGTTAAGTAGTTATCCATGGATTAAAGGAATGTTTGTTAACTATTTTTATTTCCAATGACTTTAATACTAATCTTCCATGCAAGAGATGGTCTGGTAAGTTGCTATTAGCTGTGAGATAGGTGGTTGCAAGGGTTGGATTGGTTTGGCCAAGAATATTAGGCGTGAACTAGCTTAGCATACTGGGAGATAAACATAGTTTGATCACTGGTCTTCATTCTTGTCAAGAATTGGGCATTTGAGAACGCAATTGTATCTTCCACCACATGATAAGCAATAATAACTAGCTAGTGGTAGCTCAAGCTGTGTGGCACATATTTTGTGTGGCTATCTAAATGTCTTActtgctactccctctgtaaactaatataagagtgtttagatcactactttagtgatctaaacgctcttatattagtttatggagggagtaaGTTTTAACATATTGTGTTAAACAACGGTAAGCATGCGCTTATTCTAGTAActgtttagtatttttttcacaaaataacaACCACAAACTTACTTTGGAGAGCAGAGCCTTCCACATGGTCCACAGAGCAATTATTTTCACCAAGATTTTCCCCAACTTGCCCTTCCGAAACTAAAAAGAGAACCAAATGTGATGGTGGTGAAGAAATGTAAACCCATAAACATCACATATGAAGCACATCATACCATAGCTGATAAGGATAATGTCAAGGTTGCAAGCTCGAGAGGTTGATATATTCTTGATGTCTGGAATTATGAATGTAGCTTTGGTACGACCTTTATTACCAAATTCACTAAAAGCTGTAAGCAAACAAGCCCGACTGAATCGATATATCGTAGAATGCTGCAGAAAATTATGCATTAATGAGATAAGAGATCATTTGGTAAAAAATGTTGCATGTGTGGAACTAAAAAAAGGCAGACTTACCCCTTCAAGCGAAATATTACTGGTAGGTGTAGCCAACAGAACATAAAGAGGAAAGATATTCTGTTCCGGCAACTCAGTATTTGTACTTCGAGATAGTGATACTGTTATCTGAATCCTACATCCATAGCACAGACACTGATCGGTATTTACACGATGAATAGACAATTAAATCCAAAAATGGCTAGTACATAGTTTAACAGACATTACACGTGAGAACTTAATCACTTGGGCCTTGTTTGGCCAAGCTACCGTTTCAGCTTCTACTAGGGTGTGTTTGTGGTGGTTTCGAGCTATTGGGCGGACGAATTTGTTGAGAGCCATGAGAAAAGCTAGTGAATTGTTAAAGCCCGGGCACACCGTAAACTAAAGTACTTCACTTTGCTCTACGAAGAACCATACTTTTTTCACGAATACCAAGAGCCATACTTGAATAAATATCATGTGTATAGTACACACACTAAAGTTCCATAGATCACAAATGTACCAAATGTGCAATACAATATATAGTACCACCTATGT
The nucleotide sequence above comes from Triticum aestivum cultivar Chinese Spring unplaced genomic scaffold, IWGSC CS RefSeq v2.1 scaffold217718, whole genome shotgun sequence. Encoded proteins:
- the LOC123172681 gene encoding polycomb group protein EMF2B — encoded protein: CLCYGCRIQITVSLSRSTNTELPEQNIFPLYVLLATPTSNISLEGHSTIYRFSRACLLTAFSEFGNKGRTKATFIIPDIKNISTSRACNLDIILISYVSEGQVGENLGENNCSVDHVEGSALQKLEAKCFWGKIPIDLLGSSSENRVTLNLGHTVELASIVSMSPSFLESKFMEQDSCLTFCSHKVDATGSYQLQVGISAQEAGAKDMFESPYSSYSYSGVPASSLPHIVRLRAGNVLFNFKYYNNTMQKTEGYPLHTHLGSCIF